The Sulfurihydrogenibium sp. genome includes a window with the following:
- the crcB gene encoding fluoride efflux transporter CrcB, whose amino-acid sequence MEKYLVIAVGGSIGAILRYLTGVYSAKLFGTWLPYGTLIVNVVGSFILSFFMILFLEKLSLDPLWRLFVAVGFCGSYTTLSSITYETLSIAMDGDYVRALLNIALNFGLSFLSAFAGIVLARML is encoded by the coding sequence TTGGAGAAGTATTTAGTTATTGCAGTAGGTGGAAGCATTGGAGCAATTCTTAGATACTTAACAGGTGTATACTCTGCAAAGCTATTCGGAACATGGCTACCATACGGTACGCTTATAGTTAATGTTGTTGGTTCGTTTATCCTCTCATTTTTTATGATACTGTTTTTAGAAAAATTATCTTTAGACCCACTGTGGAGACTGTTTGTAGCAGTTGGTTTTTGTGGAAGCTATACTACATTATCATCCATAACCTACGAAACCTTATCCATAGCAATGGATGGAGATTATGTAAGAGCTTTACTAAATATTGCTTTAAATTTTGGACTATCCTTTTTATCAGCATTTGCAGGAATAGTATTAGCAAGGATGTTATAG
- a CDS encoding DUF190 domain-containing protein: MKIETEAVLLRIHIGEADKYKGKPLYKKIVEILRENHIAGATVLRGILGFGKSTRIHAASILDLSEDLPIIVEVVENEDKIKAVLPMIEPLIENGLITMEKVKVLKYSAKGD, encoded by the coding sequence ATGAAAATTGAAACAGAAGCTGTTTTGCTTAGAATACATATAGGCGAGGCAGATAAATACAAAGGAAAACCTTTATACAAAAAAATTGTTGAAATTCTTAGAGAAAATCATATAGCAGGAGCAACAGTTTTAAGAGGAATACTTGGATTTGGTAAATCTACAAGAATCCATGCAGCATCAATATTAGATTTATCTGAAGATTTACCGATAATTGTTGAAGTTGTAGAAAATGAAGATAAAATAAAAGCAGTTTTACCCATGATCGAGCCTTTGATAGAAAATGGTTTAATTACGATGGAAAAAGTTAAAGTTTTAAAATATTCTGCCAAAGGAGACTAA